A stretch of the Poseidonibacter parvus genome encodes the following:
- the efp gene encoding elongation factor P, which translates to MALGMSDLKKGMKIEVDGIPYRITDYAHVKPGKGAAFVRCKIKNFLNAKTIEKTFHAGDKFEIPDLEQKTMQFLYDDGEMLQFMDTNTYEQIGLTYEQVGDTEKWIIDGMNVDMMFFKGEAITVEPPATVEMKIVETPPNFKGDSQGGRKPATLECGAVVQIPFHLVEGDIIKCDTKTGEYVEKVK; encoded by the coding sequence ATGGCTTTAGGAATGAGTGATTTAAAAAAAGGTATGAAGATTGAAGTGGATGGAATTCCATATAGAATTACAGATTACGCACATGTTAAACCAGGTAAAGGTGCAGCATTCGTAAGATGTAAAATCAAAAACTTTTTAAATGCTAAAACTATTGAAAAAACATTTCATGCAGGTGATAAATTTGAAATCCCTGATTTAGAACAAAAAACTATGCAGTTTTTATATGACGATGGTGAAATGTTACAATTTATGGATACAAATACTTATGAGCAAATAGGTTTAACTTATGAGCAAGTAGGTGATACTGAAAAATGGATTATTGACGGAATGAATGTTGATATGATGTTTTTCAAAGGTGAGGCAATTACAGTTGAACCACCTGCTACTGTTGAAATGAAAATTGTAGAAACTCCACCAAACTTTAAAGGTGATTCTCAAGGTGGTAGAAAACCTGCTACTTTAGAATGTGGTGCAGTTGTACAAATTCCTTTCCACTTAGTTGAAGGTGACATTATTAAATGTGACACAAAAACTGGTGAGTATGTAGAAAAAGTTAAGTAA
- a CDS encoding 4-hydroxy-3-methylbut-2-enyl diphosphate reductase: MKVKLASNYGFCFGVKRAIKIAEEYKNSSTMGPLIHNQDEINRLQNDFNVGLYKDLKEVKDDDTVIIRTHGIPKNDLKNLKAQNAKVINATCPFVTTPQQIVKKMSKEEYSILIFGDSDHPEVKGVQSYGEDQEDVHIVLEPSDLEKVNFKYNKIATVAQTTKKKEKYLEIVNTLILKNKEVRVFNTICDATFENQDAARELSNEVDVMVVIGGKNSSNTKQLHSICKENCQDSYLIENEKEIDKEWFKNKTLCGITAGASTPDWIIQQVVNTIEACH; this comes from the coding sequence ATGAAAGTAAAATTAGCTTCAAATTATGGATTTTGTTTTGGCGTTAAAAGAGCTATAAAAATAGCAGAAGAGTATAAAAACTCATCAACAATGGGTCCATTAATACATAATCAAGATGAAATAAATAGATTACAAAATGATTTTAATGTAGGACTTTATAAAGATTTAAAAGAAGTTAAAGATGATGATACTGTAATAATCAGAACACATGGTATTCCAAAAAATGACTTAAAAAATCTAAAAGCACAAAATGCAAAAGTAATAAATGCAACCTGCCCTTTTGTAACAACTCCACAACAAATTGTAAAAAAAATGTCAAAAGAAGAGTACTCAATACTTATTTTTGGAGATTCAGATCACCCAGAAGTAAAAGGTGTGCAATCTTATGGTGAAGACCAAGAAGATGTACATATTGTATTAGAACCATCTGATTTAGAAAAAGTAAATTTCAAATATAACAAAATTGCAACAGTAGCACAAACAACAAAAAAGAAAGAAAAATATCTTGAAATTGTAAACACTTTGATTTTAAAAAACAAAGAAGTAAGAGTTTTTAATACCATTTGTGATGCTACTTTTGAGAATCAAGATGCAGCAAGAGAGCTATCAAATGAAGTTGATGTTATGGTTGTAATTGGAGGGAAAAACTCTTCAAATACAAAACAACTTCATTCTATTTGTAAAGAGAATTGTCAAGATTCTTACCTTATTGAAAATGAAAAAGAAATAGATAAAGAGTGGTTTAAAAATAAAACTCTTTGTGGTATAACAGCGGGTGCATCGACTCCTGATTGGATTATACAACAAGTAGTAAATACTATAGAAGCTTGCCATTAA
- the ribD gene encoding bifunctional diaminohydroxyphosphoribosylaminopyrimidine deaminase/5-amino-6-(5-phosphoribosylamino)uracil reductase RibD: MKINNDFFMNLAINEAWKYQFLTYPNPAVGCVVVKGDSEILAIEAHKEAGMPHAEVNALKAAFLKYHPNDVLKTLNDSFKIHEYLIKNHKGFFNDCKVYVTLEPCNHIGKTPSCANLIKELKPNKVIIGHEDSNNDAKGGIETLKLADIDIELDCLKKEAYELLYPFLKWNSGTFIFYKMAQTLNGSVDGAISANQAKAYVHSLRDKIDLLLIGGNTVRTDKPTLDARYIAGRAPNVMIYSKNKIFDRKIPLFHIPNREVVISDDLFKLLDHKFIMVEGTYTLLDTLKEKLDYILLIVNPKIRKGSNALNDLDIDFEIVHENYIGEEKLVFLKRKS; encoded by the coding sequence ATGAAAATAAATAATGATTTTTTTATGAATCTAGCTATTAATGAAGCTTGGAAATATCAATTTTTAACATATCCAAATCCAGCTGTTGGATGTGTGGTTGTTAAAGGTGATAGTGAAATATTAGCTATTGAAGCACATAAAGAAGCTGGAATGCCACATGCAGAAGTTAATGCACTTAAAGCAGCTTTTTTAAAATACCATCCTAATGATGTATTAAAAACTCTTAATGATTCTTTTAAAATACATGAGTATCTAATCAAAAACCATAAGGGTTTTTTTAATGATTGTAAAGTATATGTTACCTTGGAACCCTGCAATCATATAGGAAAAACACCATCATGTGCAAACCTAATTAAAGAGTTAAAACCAAACAAAGTAATTATTGGACATGAAGATAGTAATAATGATGCAAAAGGTGGTATAGAAACGCTTAAACTTGCAGATATAGATATAGAACTTGATTGCTTAAAGAAAGAAGCCTATGAGCTTTTATATCCTTTTTTAAAGTGGAATAGTGGGACTTTTATTTTTTACAAAATGGCTCAAACATTAAACGGTAGTGTAGATGGAGCGATTTCTGCTAATCAAGCAAAAGCATATGTACATAGTTTAAGAGATAAGATTGATTTATTACTTATTGGCGGAAACACAGTAAGAACTGATAAACCGACTTTGGATGCAAGATATATAGCAGGTCGAGCACCTAATGTAATGATTTATAGTAAAAATAAAATCTTTGATAGAAAAATACCTTTATTTCATATTCCTAATAGAGAAGTTGTTATTAGTGATGATTTATTTAAATTACTTGATCATAAATTTATTATGGTTGAGGGTACTTATACTTTATTAGATACTTTAAAAGAAAAACTAGATTATATTTTATTAATAGTTAATCCTAAAATTAGAAAAGGCAGTAATGCTTTAAATGATTTAGATATTGATTTTGAAATAGTTCATGAGAATTATATTGGTGAAGAAAAGCTGGTTTTTTTAAAGAGAAAAAGCTAG
- the pheT gene encoding phenylalanine--tRNA ligase subunit beta, producing MIITRTWIQEFIDIKDISTDDICKTLNSIGLEVDSLERVSIAPKVVVGKVLEKIKHPDADKLNICQVDIGSETVQIVCGAKNVDAGQFVPVATVGCKLSPDFKIKKAKLRGVESIGMICSSTELGLAKLNDGILELDNSIGELVIGKELNEYPLLNDDIIEIELTANRGDCLSINGVARELSAYYNIPMNAFEKNLNESDLGIGQILGVKANNIDSSLIFKAVDLEKYKLDLMSKLRTSIIGKYEEENDIKNAITYATHCTGVLLNAYAKNQAKDENALSLLEINKDENAFDCVYGKEALSTICVEHKKINTDDNTLIIEASYLNPEKLCMQVFETKVTTGEIYYKSSRGSEPDINYGIDFLTTFLSQNGAKIYKGNESFIEDSQKATLDFTMDKVNSIIGQDIPALEVERILSSLGFEVKNALNDIISVKIPFFRHDIKNIADVTEEIVRIVGIDNIQAKPLAIDEVNRINHTTSDLIKKNKLRAKACENGFNETLTYVFSSRESLEKYSFPLVKEELDVLNPIVKELNTYRTTIVLNLLEACANNYKIGAKSTSFFEIGTVFDIERNESKRISFIQTGACELEDVTNAGKPENASLFSFAKKILNTIGKFDLEPMTKIENDFIHPYQNANVIVDGEIIGFISKVHPSVCEDYDLSDTFISEINFDLIKNDLVKTVGYSKFQASKKDLSIIAPKTLEYREIKNVINSLNDTNIKQYNLIDVYSDESLGEDESLTIRFVLQNDEKTMEEEDITTSMNNILEALEAKLSIGLRQ from the coding sequence ATGATTATTACAAGAACTTGGATACAAGAATTTATAGATATAAAAGATATCTCAACAGATGATATTTGTAAAACACTTAACTCAATTGGATTAGAAGTTGATAGTCTAGAAAGAGTTTCAATTGCACCAAAAGTAGTAGTTGGAAAAGTTTTAGAAAAAATCAAGCATCCAGATGCTGATAAATTAAATATTTGTCAAGTTGATATTGGGTCGGAAACTGTTCAAATAGTATGTGGAGCAAAAAATGTAGACGCTGGACAATTTGTACCAGTTGCAACAGTTGGATGTAAATTATCACCTGACTTTAAAATCAAAAAAGCAAAACTAAGAGGTGTTGAATCAATTGGAATGATTTGTTCTTCAACTGAATTAGGACTTGCAAAATTAAATGATGGAATTTTAGAATTAGATAATTCTATTGGTGAATTAGTAATTGGTAAAGAACTAAATGAATATCCACTTTTAAATGATGATATTATTGAAATTGAATTAACTGCAAATAGAGGAGATTGTTTAAGTATAAACGGTGTTGCTCGTGAGTTAAGCGCTTATTATAATATACCAATGAATGCTTTTGAAAAAAACCTTAATGAAAGTGACTTAGGAATTGGACAAATATTAGGTGTAAAAGCAAATAATATTGATTCATCTTTAATATTCAAAGCTGTAGATTTAGAAAAGTATAAACTAGATTTAATGTCAAAATTAAGAACATCAATTATTGGTAAATATGAAGAAGAAAATGATATTAAAAATGCAATAACATATGCAACACATTGTACGGGAGTACTATTAAATGCATACGCAAAAAATCAAGCAAAAGATGAAAATGCTTTAAGTTTATTAGAGATAAATAAAGATGAAAATGCTTTTGATTGTGTTTATGGGAAAGAAGCTTTAAGTACTATTTGTGTTGAGCATAAAAAAATTAATACAGATGATAATACACTAATTATTGAAGCATCGTATTTAAATCCTGAAAAGCTTTGTATGCAAGTGTTTGAAACAAAAGTAACAACAGGTGAGATTTACTACAAATCATCAAGAGGATCTGAACCTGATATTAATTATGGAATTGATTTCTTAACAACTTTTCTTTCACAAAATGGTGCAAAAATCTATAAAGGGAATGAATCATTTATTGAAGATTCTCAAAAAGCAACACTTGATTTTACAATGGATAAAGTTAATTCAATTATAGGTCAGGATATTCCTGCTTTAGAAGTTGAAAGAATTTTAAGCTCATTAGGGTTTGAAGTTAAAAATGCATTAAATGACATTATAAGTGTAAAAATACCGTTCTTTAGACATGATATTAAAAATATTGCGGATGTTACTGAAGAGATTGTAAGAATTGTTGGAATTGATAACATTCAAGCAAAACCTTTAGCAATTGATGAAGTAAATAGAATTAATCATACTACAAGTGATTTAATCAAAAAAAATAAATTAAGAGCAAAAGCTTGTGAAAATGGTTTTAATGAAACATTAACTTATGTTTTCTCTTCAAGAGAAAGTTTAGAAAAATATTCATTTCCTCTTGTAAAAGAAGAATTAGATGTTTTAAATCCAATTGTAAAAGAGTTAAATACATATAGAACAACAATTGTTTTAAATTTATTAGAAGCTTGTGCAAACAATTATAAAATTGGCGCAAAATCAACTTCATTTTTTGAAATTGGAACAGTTTTTGATATAGAAAGAAATGAATCAAAAAGAATTTCATTTATTCAAACAGGAGCTTGCGAACTTGAAGATGTAACAAATGCAGGAAAACCTGAAAATGCAAGTTTATTCTCATTTGCAAAAAAGATTTTAAATACAATTGGAAAATTCGATTTAGAACCTATGACTAAAATTGAAAATGACTTCATTCATCCATACCAAAATGCAAATGTAATTGTTGATGGTGAAATTATAGGTTTTATTTCAAAAGTTCATCCAAGTGTGTGTGAAGATTATGATTTATCAGATACATTTATTTCAGAAATCAATTTTGATTTAATTAAAAACGATTTAGTTAAAACTGTAGGATATTCTAAATTCCAAGCATCTAAAAAAGATTTAAGTATTATTGCTCCGAAAACTTTAGAATATAGAGAAATTAAAAATGTAATTAATTCTTTAAACGATACTAATATAAAACAATATAATTTAATTGATGTATATAGTGATGAAAGTTTAGGTGAAGATGAGAGTTTAACAATCAGATTTGTTTTACAAAACGATGAAAAAACAATGGAAGAAGAAGATATTACAACTTCAATGAACAATATTTTAGAAGCATTAGAAGCAAAATTATCAATTGGTTTAAGACAATAA
- the serA gene encoding phosphoglycerate dehydrogenase: MSKHTIVVCDHIHEDGLNILQNTEDVNYVYAADIDKTELLNVIKDADVAITRSSTDVDEKFLTAAVNLKAIIRAGVGYDNVDMEGCSKRGIIAMNVPTANTIAAVELTMAHMLSCMRKFPYAHNQLKQDRIWKREDWYGNELFGKKLGVIGFGNIGHRVALRAKSFEMEVVTYDPYIPSTKATDLGINYTNNFQDILDCDIITIHTPKNQETLDMIGEEEIAKMKDGVVLINCARGGLYNEDALYNNLKSGKIAMGGIDVFIKEPAIDHPLLDLPNVTVTAHLGANTKESQKQIAIQAAENAIESARGIAYPNALNLPIDESKIPSFVKPYIELTQKMAFLSAQIDKSAIRSISVCARGEIAEYLDSLNTFATVGALTVSSGDEVNYVNAKFWAEEKGITIDSNVMANNTSGYSNKVTVKITTEKGTTSISGTVFDENVQRIVEINDFVFDIEPKGKMIIMRNNDIPGVIGEVGRLLGDNNINIADFRLSRGKDGALAVILVDEKVCANTLKELNSLEAARSVSYAQI, encoded by the coding sequence ATGAGTAAACACACAATCGTAGTTTGTGACCATATACATGAAGACGGATTAAATATTTTACAAAATACTGAAGACGTAAATTATGTATATGCAGCAGATATTGATAAAACTGAACTTTTAAATGTAATTAAAGATGCAGACGTAGCAATTACTAGATCATCAACTGATGTTGATGAAAAGTTTTTAACTGCAGCTGTTAATCTAAAAGCTATTATTAGAGCTGGTGTTGGATATGATAATGTTGATATGGAAGGTTGTAGCAAAAGAGGAATCATTGCTATGAACGTTCCAACAGCAAATACAATTGCAGCAGTAGAATTAACAATGGCTCATATGCTATCGTGTATGAGAAAATTTCCATATGCACACAATCAACTTAAACAAGATAGAATCTGGAAAAGAGAAGATTGGTATGGTAATGAATTATTCGGTAAAAAATTAGGTGTTATTGGTTTCGGTAACATAGGACATAGAGTTGCATTAAGAGCTAAATCATTTGAAATGGAAGTAGTAACATACGACCCTTATATTCCTTCAACAAAAGCGACTGATTTAGGTATTAACTATACAAATAATTTTCAAGATATTTTAGATTGTGATATTATTACAATTCACACTCCTAAAAATCAAGAAACATTAGACATGATTGGTGAAGAAGAAATTGCTAAAATGAAAGATGGTGTAGTTTTAATTAACTGTGCTAGAGGTGGTTTATATAACGAAGATGCATTATATAACAATCTTAAATCTGGAAAAATTGCAATGGGTGGAATTGATGTATTTATCAAAGAACCTGCAATTGATCATCCTTTATTAGATTTACCAAATGTAACAGTAACTGCACACTTAGGTGCAAATACAAAAGAATCACAAAAGCAAATTGCTATTCAAGCTGCTGAGAATGCAATTGAATCAGCACGTGGAATTGCATATCCAAATGCTTTAAATTTACCAATTGACGAAAGTAAAATTCCTTCATTTGTAAAACCATATATTGAGTTAACTCAAAAAATGGCTTTCCTTTCTGCTCAAATTGATAAATCAGCAATCAGATCTATTTCTGTATGCGCACGTGGTGAAATTGCAGAATACTTAGACTCATTAAATACTTTTGCAACTGTTGGAGCATTAACTGTTTCTTCAGGTGATGAAGTAAATTATGTAAATGCTAAATTCTGGGCTGAAGAAAAAGGAATCACAATTGATTCTAATGTAATGGCTAATAATACAAGTGGTTATAGTAATAAAGTTACTGTAAAAATCACTACTGAAAAAGGTACTACATCTATTTCAGGTACTGTTTTTGATGAAAATGTTCAAAGAATAGTTGAAATTAATGATTTTGTATTTGATATTGAACCTAAGGGTAAAATGATTATTATGAGAAACAATGACATCCCTGGTGTTATTGGAGAAGTTGGAAGACTTCTTGGTGATAATAATATTAATATTGCTGACTTTAGATTATCAAGAGGAAAAGACGGTGCATTAGCTGTTATTCTTGTTGATGAAAAAGTTTGTGCAAATACATTAAAAGAATTAAACAGCTTAGAAGCAGCAAGATCTGTTTCTTATGCGCAAATTTAA
- the aroA gene encoding 3-phosphoshikimate 1-carboxyvinyltransferase: MEKFSIKKLDKAFNIEIDSIASDKSISHRCAMFSLFSNETSYIKNFLTAEDTLNTLSIVEQLGATIKRDGSSVEITPTSKLSEPNDVLDCGNSGTAMRLFCGLLASVDGAFTLVGDKYLMNRPMKRVANPLRSIGAQIDGREEGNKAPLFIRGVKELTPFTYHSPVDSAQVKSAMILAALRASGVCKYKENELTRDHTERMLKGMSAKLHTDEDGFINIHPLEGNLKPLNITVPTDPSSAFFFALAAAITKNSRVLIKNVTLNPTRIEAYHVLKRMGVTVNFIEKENVYEPIGDIEVINNELNAVDVNENISWLIDELPALSIAMSLAKGKSTVSNAKELRVKESDRISAVVGNLKLCGVDYIEHEDGYEINGGRITKATITSCGDHRIAMSFAIAGLNSDMEIEDTQCIDTSFPNFKEILDSLY, from the coding sequence GTGGAAAAATTTAGTATAAAGAAATTAGACAAAGCATTTAATATTGAAATAGATTCAATTGCAAGTGACAAATCAATATCTCATAGATGTGCAATGTTTTCACTTTTTTCTAATGAAACATCATATATCAAAAACTTTTTAACTGCAGAAGATACATTGAATACATTAAGTATTGTTGAGCAGTTAGGTGCCACGATTAAAAGAGATGGTTCAAGTGTAGAAATTACACCAACTTCAAAATTAAGTGAACCAAATGATGTTTTAGATTGTGGAAACTCAGGAACAGCAATGAGACTTTTTTGTGGTTTATTAGCTTCTGTTGATGGAGCTTTTACATTAGTTGGTGATAAATATCTAATGAATAGACCTATGAAAAGAGTTGCTAATCCTTTAAGATCTATTGGTGCACAAATAGATGGAAGAGAAGAAGGAAATAAAGCTCCTTTATTTATACGAGGAGTAAAAGAATTAACTCCTTTTACATACCATTCACCAGTTGATTCAGCACAAGTAAAATCGGCAATGATTCTTGCTGCTTTAAGAGCAAGTGGAGTTTGTAAATATAAAGAAAATGAATTAACACGTGACCATACAGAAAGAATGCTAAAAGGTATGAGTGCAAAACTTCACACAGATGAAGATGGGTTTATTAATATTCATCCATTAGAAGGAAATTTAAAGCCTTTAAATATAACAGTTCCAACGGACCCTTCATCTGCTTTCTTTTTTGCCCTAGCAGCTGCTATTACAAAAAACTCTCGTGTATTAATTAAAAATGTTACACTAAACCCAACAAGAATTGAAGCATACCATGTTTTAAAAAGAATGGGTGTTACTGTTAATTTTATTGAAAAAGAAAATGTTTATGAACCAATTGGTGATATTGAAGTAATTAATAATGAATTAAATGCAGTTGATGTTAATGAAAATATTTCATGGCTAATAGATGAACTTCCAGCACTTTCAATAGCAATGAGTTTAGCAAAAGGCAAATCAACAGTTTCTAATGCTAAAGAGTTAAGAGTTAAAGAATCTGATAGAATTTCCGCTGTAGTAGGTAACTTAAAACTTTGTGGTGTTGATTATATTGAGCATGAAGATGGTTATGAAATTAATGGTGGAAGAATTACTAAAGCTACTATTACATCTTGTGGCGATCACAGAATTGCAATGAGTTTTGCAATAGCTGGATTGAATAGCGATATGGAAATTGAAGATACACAATGTATTGATACATCATTTCCAAATTTTAAAGAGATTTTAGACTCTTTATATTAA
- a CDS encoding 30S ribosomal protein S1 yields MGIEDIDLGEDFDFEQMLNESFENAENNSVVDGVIVEISGDRVLVDVGQKVEGQIYVSEITINGEVKFKEGDTIPVMLMGSRGERPNISHKKVLQKEKFDAFVKLHGEDVENVTIEGKIISVKQRGGFIIEDEEGCEYFMPMAQSYLKAIGAVGKKVKAKVLKVNEAQNSIIVSRKKLIEEGKAIKDSRVADILEKNEPVNGTIKKITSYGMFVDLDGIDGLVNYNEISYKGPVNPANYYNEGDEVTVVVLSYDKAKQHLSLSIKAALSNPWEEIKDELEVGDTITVTISNFESYGAFVDLGNDIEGLLHISEISWNKNVKNPKELLTLGEEVNVEVIELNVDAKRLRVSLKNLQEKPFAKFTKEHNVGDVITGKIATLTDFGAFVTIGDVDGLLHNEESSWETNAKCKALYKKGDEVEVKIIKIDREKENISLSVKEIADSPAKRFQETHKIGDIVKGTVKDAKDFGVFIKLEDNLDGLIRNEDVEPLVIEEIKAGDEIEAVVVNIDTKRNRVRLSVKRLEQQQEREVLKSVNDTSSMTLGDLLKDQIK; encoded by the coding sequence ATGGGTATCGAAGATATTGATTTAGGTGAAGATTTTGATTTTGAGCAAATGCTTAACGAGTCTTTTGAGAATGCTGAGAATAACTCTGTAGTTGATGGTGTAATTGTTGAAATCTCTGGTGACAGAGTTCTTGTTGATGTAGGTCAAAAAGTTGAAGGTCAGATTTATGTATCTGAAATAACAATTAATGGTGAAGTAAAATTCAAAGAGGGTGATACAATCCCTGTAATGTTAATGGGAAGTAGAGGGGAAAGACCTAATATTTCACATAAAAAAGTTCTTCAAAAAGAAAAATTTGACGCTTTTGTTAAATTACATGGTGAAGATGTTGAAAATGTAACAATTGAAGGTAAAATCATTTCTGTTAAACAAAGAGGTGGATTTATTATTGAAGACGAAGAAGGTTGTGAATACTTCATGCCTATGGCTCAGTCTTACTTAAAAGCAATTGGAGCAGTTGGTAAAAAAGTTAAAGCTAAAGTTTTAAAAGTAAACGAAGCTCAAAATTCAATTATTGTTTCTAGAAAGAAATTAATTGAAGAAGGTAAAGCAATTAAAGATTCTAGAGTTGCTGATATCTTAGAAAAAAATGAACCAGTAAATGGTACAATTAAAAAAATTACTTCTTACGGAATGTTTGTAGATTTAGATGGAATTGACGGTTTAGTTAATTACAATGAAATCTCATACAAAGGTCCTGTAAATCCTGCTAATTACTACAATGAAGGTGACGAAGTTACTGTAGTTGTATTATCTTATGATAAAGCAAAACAACATTTATCATTATCAATTAAAGCTGCACTTTCTAACCCTTGGGAAGAAATTAAAGACGAATTAGAAGTTGGTGATACAATTACTGTTACAATTTCTAACTTTGAATCTTATGGTGCATTTGTTGATTTAGGAAATGATATTGAAGGTTTATTACATATTTCTGAAATTTCATGGAATAAAAACGTTAAAAACCCAAAAGAATTATTAACTTTAGGTGAAGAAGTTAACGTTGAAGTTATCGAATTAAATGTAGATGCAAAAAGATTAAGAGTATCTTTAAAGAACCTACAAGAAAAACCTTTTGCTAAATTTACAAAAGAGCATAATGTTGGTGATGTAATCACTGGTAAAATTGCTACATTAACTGACTTTGGTGCATTTGTTACTATTGGTGATGTTGATGGTTTATTACACAATGAAGAATCTTCATGGGAAACTAATGCAAAATGTAAAGCCTTATATAAAAAAGGTGACGAAGTTGAAGTTAAAATTATCAAAATTGATAGAGAAAAAGAAAATATTTCATTATCAGTTAAAGAAATTGCTGACTCTCCTGCAAAAAGATTCCAAGAAACTCATAAAATTGGTGATATCGTTAAAGGAACTGTTAAAGATGCAAAAGACTTCGGTGTATTCATTAAATTAGAAGATAACTTAGATGGTCTTATTAGAAATGAAGATGTTGAGCCATTAGTAATTGAAGAAATCAAAGCTGGTGACGAGATTGAAGCGGTTGTTGTAAATATTGATACTAAAAGAAATAGAGTTAGATTATCAGTTAAAAGATTAGAGCAACAACAAGAAAGAGAAGTTTTAAAATCTGTAAATGATACTTCATCTATGACTTTAGGTGATTTATTAAAAGATCAAATTAAATAA
- a CDS encoding phenylalanine--tRNA ligase subunit alpha, with the protein MTELIQNISNAASLEELENLRIETLGKKGILTLEFAKMKSIPNEEKKAFAQNLNEQKVKVTTAIEDRKVILEKEALNIKLQSEKIDVTRFNNELSCGATHPVVETMNRIITYFQNLNFAVEEGPLVEDDFHNFEALNLPKYHPARDMQDTFYNKDYTLLRTHTSPVQIRTMLKQDQNTPIRMIAPGTVFRRDFDITHTPMFHQIEALVVDDAGKVSFANLKHVLVEFLQHMFGDVDVRFRPSFFPFTEPSAEVDISCVFCKGDGCRVCSHTGWLEVLGCGVVDQNVFKAVGYENKSGYAFGLGVERFAMLIHNIGDLRSLFESDTRLLGQFR; encoded by the coding sequence GTGACAGAATTGATTCAAAATATTAGCAATGCAGCATCACTTGAAGAGTTAGAAAATCTTAGAATTGAAACACTAGGTAAAAAAGGTATTTTAACTTTAGAGTTTGCAAAAATGAAGAGTATTCCAAATGAAGAGAAAAAAGCATTTGCTCAAAACTTAAATGAACAAAAAGTAAAAGTTACTACAGCTATTGAAGATAGAAAAGTAATTTTAGAAAAAGAAGCTTTAAATATAAAACTACAAAGTGAAAAAATCGATGTAACAAGATTTAATAATGAACTATCTTGTGGAGCAACACACCCTGTTGTTGAAACAATGAATAGAATTATCACTTACTTCCAAAATCTTAATTTTGCAGTCGAAGAAGGACCTTTAGTAGAAGATGATTTTCATAACTTTGAAGCATTAAATCTACCTAAATATCACCCTGCAAGGGATATGCAAGATACTTTTTATAATAAAGATTATACTCTTTTAAGAACTCATACATCTCCTGTTCAAATTAGAACAATGTTAAAACAAGATCAAAATACTCCAATTAGAATGATAGCACCTGGAACTGTATTTAGACGTGATTTTGATATCACTCATACTCCAATGTTCCACCAAATTGAAGCTTTAGTTGTAGATGATGCGGGAAAAGTTTCATTCGCAAATTTAAAGCATGTATTAGTTGAATTTTTACAACATATGTTTGGAGATGTAGATGTTAGATTTAGACCATCATTTTTCCCATTTACAGAACCTTCTGCTGAAGTTGATATTTCATGTGTCTTCTGTAAAGGTGATGGATGTAGAGTTTGTTCACATACAGGATGGCTAGAAGTTTTAGGTTGTGGTGTAGTAGATCAAAACGTATTTAAAGCAGTTGGTTATGAGAATAAATCGGGATATGCATTTGGTTTAGGTGTTGAAAGATTTGCTATGTTAATTCATAATATTGGAGATTTAAGATCTCTATTTGAAAGTGATACAAGATTATTAGGACAGTTTAGATGA
- a CDS encoding histidine triad nucleotide-binding protein: MCIFCKIVKGEIPNQTILEDDNFLAFNDINPAKKIHVLIIPKEHYDSFDVVPPKIMASMTEFIHKVAAKLEIRKSGYRLITNIGSDGGQEVSHLHFHLLGGESVGRLVRD, encoded by the coding sequence ATGTGTATATTTTGTAAAATTGTAAAAGGTGAAATTCCAAATCAAACTATATTAGAAGATGATAACTTTTTAGCATTTAATGATATTAATCCAGCTAAAAAGATTCATGTTTTAATTATTCCAAAAGAACATTATGATTCTTTTGACGTAGTACCACCAAAAATTATGGCAAGTATGACAGAGTTTATTCATAAAGTAGCTGCAAAACTTGAAATTAGAAAGAGTGGTTATCGATTAATTACAAATATTGGAAGTGATGGTGGACAAGAAGTTTCTCATTTACATTTTCATTTATTAGGTGGAGAAAGTGTTGGTCGTTTAGTTAGAGATTAA